A single window of bacterium DNA harbors:
- a CDS encoding transporter substrate-binding domain-containing protein translates to MDPMFLAVQLQVRHELVLVTRETMDEALNTGVCDIVMSGIRATPQRAKGMQFSKPSAEETAAFLVSDHLREKFSQISKIQEMHSPRIGVSNIPNLIERLHNVFPNAKIVPVEPITTFVNDQTNQFDAVYTTWERATAWSLLHPQFAPVIPETGMGGFPLAYARSSFLCEYLD, encoded by the coding sequence ATGGACCCCATGTTTCTCGCAGTGCAGCTCCAGGTTCGTCATGAGCTGGTGCTGGTTACAAGAGAAACAATGGATGAAGCATTGAACACGGGTGTTTGTGACATTGTTATGTCAGGAATCAGGGCAACACCTCAACGTGCAAAAGGAATGCAGTTTTCGAAACCCTCCGCTGAAGAAACTGCCGCATTTCTCGTCTCGGATCATCTCAGGGAAAAGTTTTCGCAAATATCGAAAATTCAAGAAATGCATTCTCCAAGAATTGGGGTTTCAAATATTCCCAATTTGATCGAACGTCTCCATAATGTATTCCCTAACGCAAAAATTGTTCCGGTTGAACCGATAACTACCTTTGTAAACGATCAAACTAATCAATTTGATGCGGTGTATACTACATGGGAGCGCGCTACGGCGTGGAGCTTGTTACACCCGCAGTTTGCTCCAGTGATTCCGGAAACCGGAATGGGAGGATTTCCACTGGCTTATGCCAGATCTTCGTTCCTTTGTGAATACTTGGATTGA